A DNA window from Plasmodium vinckei vinckei genome assembly, chromosome: PVVCY_10 contains the following coding sequences:
- a CDS encoding glutathione reductase, putative, producing the protein MHKLKYAIFYCFFNLAIKLTSGFSLLNNYDITSTTRLKKPTNMVYDLIVIGGGSGGMAAARRAARNKAKVALVEKSYLGGTCVNVGCVPKKIMFNAASIHDILENSRHYGFDTRFTFNLPQLVERRDKYIRRLNDIYRNNLKNDNVEVYEGTASLLSERKVLIKSKNAPDNDDKNNEIIEGKNILIAVGNAPVFPPVKGVEHTISSDEFFDIKEAKRIGIIGSGYIAVELINVIKRLGIEAYIFARGKRLLRKFDESIVNVLENDMKKNNINIITMANVEEIEKVHDKNLTIYLNDGRKFENLDYVIYCVGRSPNTKNLNLEKLNITTKNDYIIVDDHQRTNLKNVFAVGDCCMVKKGKELEDLNLLKLYNEQVYLNNKKNDTGDSFYNVQLTPVAINAGRLLADRIFLNRTRKTNYSLIPTVIFSHPPIGTIGLSEEEAINTYGKENVKIYESKFTNLFFSVYDMDPSQKEKTYIKLVCVGKEELIKGLHIIGLNADEIIQGFAVALKMNATKKDFDETIPIHPTAAEELVTLHPWMK; encoded by the exons atgcataaattaaaatatgcaattttttactgtttttttaatttggcAATTAAATTAACAAGTGGTTTCAGTCTTCTTAACAATTACGATATTACGAGTACAACACGCTTAAAAAAACCTACAAATATGGTTTATGATTTAATCGTTATAGGAGGGGGAAGTGGTGGTATGGCAGCTGCCAGAAGAGCCGCTAG GAATAAGGCAAAAGTTGCTTTAGTCGAAAAATCCTATTTAGGAGGAACATGCGTAAATGTAGGATGTGTTCCAAAAAAg ATAATGTTTAATGCCGCATCGATTCATGATATTTTAGAAAACTCAAGGCATTACGGATTTGATACCAGATTTACATTCAACCTTCCACAATTAGTAGAAAGACgagataaatatattcgaAGATTGAATGATATATAtcgaaataatttaaagaatGATAATGTCGAAGTTTATGAAGGTACTGCCAGTCTTTTAAGTGAACGTAAAGTTCttataaaaagtaaaaatgcACCAGACaatgatgataaaaataatgaaataatagaaggaaaaaatatattaatagcAGTTGGTAATGCACCAGTTTTTCCACCAGTTAAAGGTGTTGAACATACAATTTCTAGTGATGAGttttttgatattaaaGAAGCAAAAAGGATAGGAATAATTGGAAGTGGATATATAGCTGTTGAATTAAttaatgtaataaaaagatTAGGAATAgaagcatatatttttgcaaGAGGTAAAAGATTGTTAAGAAAGTTTGATGAATCTATTGTAAATGTATTAGAAAAtgatatgaaaaaaaataatataaatattataacaatGGCAAATGTAgaagaaatagaaaaagtacatgataaaaatttaacaatatatttaaatgatgGAAGAAAATTTGAGAACCTTgattatgtaatatattgtGTTGGTAGATCAccaaatacaaaaaatttaaatttagaaaaattaaatattacaacaaaaaatgattatattattgttgATGATCATCAAAGGACAAACttgaaaaatgtttttgCAGTTGGGGATTGTTGTATGGttaaaaagggaaaagAACTTGaagatttaaatttattaaaattatataatgaacaagtatatttaaataataaaaaaaatgatacaggtgattcattttataatgTCCAATTAACCCCTGTTGCTATAAATGCAGGCCGATTATTAGCTGAtcgaatatttttaaatagaacaagaaaaacaaattacAGTCTTATACCAACAGTTATATTTTCACACCCACCCATAGGAACAATAGGATTATCAGAAGAAGAAgcaataaatacatatggaaaagaaaatgttaaaatatatgagtcaaaatttacaaacttatttttttctgtaTATGATATGGATCCAAgtcaaaaagaaaaaacttatattaaattagtATGTGTTGGAAAAGAAGAACTAATTAAAGGGTTACATATAATAGGATTAAATGCAGATGAAATAATACAAGGTTTTGCAGTagcattaaaaatgaatgcaacaaaaaaagattTTGATGAGACAATTCCAATTCACCCAACAGCTGCTGAAGAGCTTGTAACTTTACACCCATGGATGAAGTAA
- a CDS encoding splicing factor 3B subunit 4, putative codes for MMFAPHKSQEISQIYERNNEATLYIANLDAQVDEEILCELFMQCGNVKNVHIPRDKINGFHLGYGFVEYEYEYECEYAGKVLNMTRLFGKPLRCNKATQDKKSFDVGANLFIGNLDTEVEEKMLFDIFSSFGQVISVKIVRNEDDTSKGHGFISYDNFESSDLAIENMNNQFICNKKVHISYAFKKGFKGEKHGTAAERFIAANKSLNSYSNDNSNNYNSSTYENNTTNTIPINKEKKQFLNNSNIHANNINKLPTDPIIPPSPIPPFFPSNNPPNAIPPNFMPLPMNLPPNLPPNLPPNLPPNLPPNLPPNLPPNMPPNFQMNFPPNMLPNLQSFPPPFPPAFPPAFPPNFAPNMPAGMPPILPPNMPAGMPPNMPPAMPPNSEETENLNNSSNENS; via the exons ATGATGTTTGCCCCCCACAAAAGTCAAGAAATAAGTCAAATATATGAACGAAATAATGAAgctacattatatatag CAAATCTAGATGCCCAAGTTGATGAAGAAATTTTATGTGAACTCTTTATGCAATGTGgcaatgtaaaaaatgttcaCATTCCTAGggacaaaataaatggatTTCACTTAG GTTATGGATTTGTCGAATATGAATATGAATATGAATGTGAATATGCAGGGAAAGTACTTAATATGACGAGATTATTTGGGAAGCCTTTAAGATGTAATAAAGCAACTCAAGACAAGAAATCTTTTGATGTAGGagcaaatttatttataggTAATTTAGATACAGAAgtagaagaaaaaatgttatttgatatattttcatcatttggTCAAGTTATATCTGTTAAAATTGTAAGAAATGAAGATGATACATCTAAAGGTCATGGTTTTATTTCCtatgataattttgaaTCTAGTGATTTAGCTATAGAAAACATGAATAATcaatttatatgtaataaaaaagtacaTATATCTTATGCATTTAAAAAGGGTTTTAAAGGAGAAAAACATGGAACAGCAGCTGAAAGATTTATAGCTGCAAATAAATCTCTAAATTCTTATTCAAATGacaattcaaataattataattcatcaacttatgaaaataatacaacTAATACTATtccaataaataaagagaaaaaacaatttttaaataattcaaatattcatgcaaataatataaataaattaccAACAGATCCAATAATACCACCATCTCCTATTCCTCCATTTTTCCCTTCAAATAATCCACCCAATGCAATACCTCCAAATTTTATGCCTTTACCTATGAATTTACCTCCAAACTTGCCGCCAAACTTACCTCCCAATTTACCTCCAAATTTACCTCCTAATTTGCCACCAAATTTACCTCCAAATATGCCCCCAAATTTCCAAATGAATTTCCCACCAAATATGCTTCCCAATTTGCAAAGTTTTCCACCACCTTTTCCCCCAGCTTTCCCTCCAGCATTTCCTCCCAATTTTGCCCCTAACATGCCAGCAGGTATGCCCCCAATTTTACCCCCAAATATGCCAGCAGGTATGCCTCCAAATATGCCACCTGCTATGCCACCAAATTCTGAGGAAACTGAAAATTTGAACAATTCATCGAATGAGAATAGTTAA
- a CDS encoding tetratricopeptide repeat protein, putative — MEEFNVSHVDEKKIEEIKNEGNNMFKNKKYKEAINIYLKVLSYLSNDSNKEIEIKNIVKYFKKKNTQHENDGNGSPSHWENVKTIFIKICHNISLCYYFLEEFEKSIEYCLYINDMDMNHSKSYHTLGLCYEKLKDYKKCIAYFDKCKTILSTEKTNKTDGTKGEIYSNKAEIDKINDRLKIIIKQVEDSKHVNTTTLDTIKNVILDKNSTEENKIKMLHSIYNQKFYLLIKENIFKFLFDIINDKNNYSLRVEKNCLYVIYKILSKLESENMSIEKEKIKNTKSSNSCISTLDDIKFKYYYDADFVKLLFSFNEHFDEEWISNYIKNKTNKLENLNFDKEKEIENKEDPYNLTTDTLVYILNIIKYVHAINNEKILKIINLYYANSDNSTLQNNALSVIIFMCKKKKFFIQSSIDKEKKASTKKFLDTLNEKYNIDTNNYVVDFHFSDCYKNPVCINSEIKKLIQNFITMYDSFPNDVEYSIILLITLLSDQNRPTEKDTEIGDLIHECVDLYFQNNEIKIEWFVFVKCLFLVDKGIVLNYLIGKTEYILCILTFINNSIGREAKKHISLYIDVLLLLMNIPELRFMLSNYIDVYVSILKMLNYDENFLKLLIGGFKLYMHNADFKEKIAENIDLFTYSKEMLKEFLLNYNSQEQNTDQCSSTSKVKKNETNNEKREDSNLNDQNLDSDCAKNKKRSNIAYSDDVLKDIIEMLFYLSLHIEFKKQLLEEKNNYILFFLIKAGEDINKKKLDNTYKYIYCNTINNLILTREDEKLRRREINKTNLANFDNEQIEALEQFYNKLPNSAGAKNDPLYDYGDNETSKKIISLLLFSEKYNMNINKNNTISTMANNKYKNGTIINTIYNFINNNFFTKNIAESICEIISKFVKDNSNIGIVLINNGLKALLLCSKHITNKKNCSLALCEIFINTNPKLIHFYEAYDSLPLLIDQLNNDEELLIFKSLMAITNILTIDENVAIKAMNLNLWGKCFDALSSENEYIRSASLECICNLCSQTHVHQYIYDKYQKIVKQNENYKEIDFVEIQIIYAFTMEYDNYKAVFASTGALGMLSSDLRLPFYLVQTKSFNQVFNSFHKTDDQNILLRILTFFNNIILSENIPIDVIDKIKKTVKEKTGLNEENTQIANLILN; from the coding sequence ATGGAAGAATTCAATGTAAGTCATGTTGATGAAAAGAAAATcgaggaaataaaaaatgaaggaaataatatgtttaaaaataaaaaatataaagaagctataaacatatatctTAAGGTTCTTTCATATCTGTCCAATGACTCAAACAAGGAAatcgaaataaaaaatatcgtaaaatattttaaaaaaaaaaacacacaGCATGAAAATGATGGAAATGGTTCACCTTCACACTGGGAAAATgttaaaacaatttttataaagatatgtcataatatatcattatgtTACTACTTTTTAGAGGAATTCGAAAAATCTATTGAGTATTGCCTATACATTAATGATATGGATATGAACCATTCAAAAAGTTATCACACATTAGGTTTAtgttatgaaaaattaaaagactataaaaaatgtatagcatattttgataaatgTAAAACCATATTGTCTAccgaaaaaacaaataaaacagATGGGACTAAAGGTGAAATATACAGTAATAAAGCAGAAATagataaaattaatgatagattaaaaataataattaaacaaGTAGAGGATAGTAAACATGTAAATACTACAACATTAGatacaattaaaaatgttattttagataaaaatagtacagaagaaaataaaataaaaatgttacatTCTATTTATAATCAAAAGTTCTATTTACttattaaagaaaatatttttaaatttttattcgatatcataaatgataaaaataattatagttTACgtgtagaaaaaaattgtttatatgttatatataaaatattatctaaattagaaagtgaaaatatgagtattgaaaaagaaaaaatcaaaaatacTAAAAGTTCAAATAGCTGTATTAGTACATTAgatgatataaaatttaaatattactaTGATGCGGATTTTGTAAAGCTTCTCTTTTCTTTTAACGAACACTTTGATGAAGAATGGATAAGTAAttacattaaaaataagacAAACAAGTTAGAAAATCTTAACTTTGACaaggaaaaagaaatagaaaACAAGGAAGATCCATATAACCTCACAACCGACACATTAGTGtacatattaaatattataaaatatgtacatgccataaataatgaaaaaatattaaaaataataaatcttTATTATGCAAATAGTGACAATTCAACTTTGCAAAATAATGCATTAAgtgtaattattttcatgtgtaaaaaaaaaaaattctttaTACAATCCTCTATTgataaggaaaaaaaagcaagcacaaaaaagtttttagacacattaaatgaaaaatacaatatagatacaaataattatgttgttgattttcatttttcggattgttataaaaatcCAGTTTGCATAAATTCagagataaaaaaattaatacaaaattttataacaaTGTATGATAGCTTTCCTAATGATGTAGAATATTCTATAATTTTGCTTATCACATTGTTGAGCGATCAAAATAGACCTACTGAAAAAGATACAGAAATAGGTGATTTAATACATGAGTGTGtagatttatattttcaaaataatgaaataaagaTCGAATGGTTTGTATTTgtaaaatgtttatttttagttGATAAAGgtattgttttaaattatttaatcgGGAAAACAGAATATATACTTTGTATTCTaacttttattaataattctaTTGGTAGAGAAgcaaaaaaacatatatctCTTTACATTGATGTATTGCTTCTACTTATGAATATACCCGAGTTACGTTTTATGTTAAGTAATTATATTGATGTATATGTAAGCATTCTTAAAATGCTAAACTATGATgagaattttttaaaattgttaattGGAGGATTTAAactatatatgcataatgcTGATTTTAAGGAAAAAATTGCAGAAAatattgatttatttacatattcaAAGGAAATGCTAAAAgaatttcttttaaattataatagtCAAGAACAAAATACTGATCAATGTTCTAGCACATCTAAagtcaaaaaaaatgaaacaaataatgaaaaacgAGAAGATTCAAATTTGAATGATCAAAATTTAGATAGCGATTgtgcaaaaaataaaaaacgcTCTAATATAGCATATAGTGATGATGTACTAAAAGATATTATTGAAatgttattttatcttaGTTTGCATATagaatttaaaaaacaattattggaagaaaaaaataattatatattattttttttaataaaagcAGGAGaggatataaataaaaaaaaattagacaatacatataaatacatatattgtaACACAATTAATAATCTTATTTTGACAAGAGAAGATGAAAAACTTCGAAGAAgagaaattaataaaacaaatttagcAAACTTTGATAATGAACAAATAGAAGCTTTAGAACagttttataataaattgcCTAATTCTGCTGGAGCAAAAAATGATCCATTATATGATTATGGAGATAATGAAACcagcaaaaaaataattagtttattattgtttagtgaaaaatataatatgaatataaataaaaataatactattTCAACTATGgctaataataaatataaaaatggaactattattaacacgatttacaattttattaataataatttcttcacaaaaaatattgctGAATCAATCTGTGAAATAATATCTAAATTTGTAAAAGACAATAGTAATATTGGCATTGTGCTTATTAACAATGGGTTAAAAGCTTTATTATTGTGTTCTAAGCATATtactaataaaaagaattgTTCTCTAGCATTAtgtgaaatatttataaatactaATCCGAAactaattcatttttatgaagCTTATGATTCATTACCATTACTAATTGACCAActaaataatgatgaagaattattaatttttaaatcattaaTGGCAATtactaatatattaacTATTGATGAAAATGTGGCAATAAAAGCTATGAACCTAAATTTATGGGGAAAATGTTTTGATGCTTTATCATCggaaaatgaatatataagatCAGCGAGTTTAGAATGTATATGTAATTTATGTTCTCAAACCCATGTCcatcaatatatttatgataaatatcaaaaaattgtaaaacaaaatgaaaattataaagaaattgATTTTGTagaaatacaaataatatatgcctTTACTATGGAATACGATAATTATAAGGCTGTATTTGCATCTACAGGAGCACTGGGAATGCTATCATCAGATTTACGTcttccattttatttagtaCAGACAAAATCCTTTAATCAAGTTTTTAACTCATTCCATAAAACTGATGAtcagaatattttattgagaattttaacattttttaataatatcataCTAAGTGAAAACATTCCTATCGATGTTAttgacaaaataaaaaaaacggtTAAGGAAAAAACTGGACTAAATGAGGAAAATACTCAAATTGCCAATTTGATTCTTAATTGA
- a CDS encoding YTH domain-containing protein, putative: MDIRKKVINKKKKKKKKEDLYELYLNMYEDIYRNREEITEKDEDIGIKKSSNDDNRIDLEKEVKLRLEEQSNLLSIKGIDRVDIKQKKGKHSIICIHYIKNMCMKNLFCNYLHQLIYDRIPPCKNYIKYNYCSDKIRGSCMFRHTLENTNTNYYSENKEESLDEALKFLHEKNICVNYLLGFCNLGYNCRKIHKNRSIKYLNIINILPKFYLDQILINKNLYTNLYKNQQVLNDMNKLKDALIVLSGEKYQEKNTSLTKNERENSLSDMLINNDNNYKDMASSRMINSGTNIHDDKNLNRNCDNINIGDGHFDMLQNNNENMLQNNDPNNLKSVGNIPEVYNLDNSPVTSDKIKVFVIKCNQISHLYLSILYGVWATGKNNTRKYMNFFKENYTIIFLFSVNESGGFQGYAKMVTMPVKNLYENLWGPITKRLGGNFRVQWIKIAKIDFDVFKNITNPYNDNLPLKKSRDGTELPLNIASIICNKIHALPNEDFLAGTIYEYKRRINHSVYFTNLYKKNMLNNNTMWDSIIFTLNQKSDCQQITFIDGNEQNIS, translated from the coding sequence ATGGATATTCGCAAAAAAGtgattaataaaaaaaaaaaaaaaaaaaaaaaagaagaccTATATGAATTGTACTTAAATATGTATGAGGATATATATCGAAATAGAGAAGAAATAACAGAAAAAGATGAAGATAtaggaataaaaaaaagttcaaatgatgataatagAATAGATTTAGAAAAGGAAGTAAAACTTCGACTTGAAGAACAAAgtaatttattatcaattAAAGGTATTGATAGGGTTGATATAAAACAGAAAAAAGGGAAACATtcaattatttgtattcattatataaaaaatatgtgtatgaaaaatttattttgtaattatttacatCAATTAATCTATGATAGAATACCACcttgtaaaaattatataaaatataattattgttCAGATAAAATTAGAGGATCATGTATGTTTAGACATACATTAGAAAATACcaatacaaattattatagtgaaaataaagaagaaaGTTTAGATGAagcattaaaatttttacatgaaaaaaatatatgtgtaaaTTATCTCTTAGGATTTTGTAATTTAGGATATAATTGTAGAAAAATCCATAAAAATAGAAGTATAAAATATCTtaacattataaatatattacctaaattttatttagatcaaatattaattaataaaaatttatatacaaatttatataaaaatcaacaagttttaaatgatatgaataaattaaaagatgCCTTAATAGTTCTTAGTGGAGAAAAATatcaagaaaaaaatacatcactgacaaaaaatgaaagagaAAATTCTTTATCTGACATgcttataaataatgacaaTAATTACAAAGACATGGCTAGTTCGAGAATGATAAATAGTGGCACTAATATACATGacgataaaaatttaaatcgAAATTGTgataacataaatattgGAGATGGACATTTTGATATGCTTcagaataataatgaaaatatgctacaaaataatgaccctaataatttaaagagTGTTGGAAATATACCTGAAGTTTACAATTTAGATAACAGCCCAGTGACTAgcgataaaataaaagtttttgttattaaatGTAATCAAATTtctcatttatatttatctatattatatggTGTGTGGGCAACcggtaaaaataatacaagaaaatatatgaatttttttaaagaaaattatacaattatatttttattttctgtaAATGAAAGTGGTGGATTTCAAGGATATGCTAAAATGGTGACAATGCcagtaaaaaatttatatgaaaatttatgGGGCCCAATTACTAAAAGATTAGGAGGAAATTTTCGAGTTCAATGGATAAAAATTGCAAAAATAGATTTTgatgtttttaaaaatattactaacccttataatgataatttaccattaaaaaaaagtagagATGGTACTGAACTTCCATTAAATATAGCTTCAAttatttgtaataaaattcATGCATTACCAAATGAGGATTTTTTAGCTGGTActatttatgaatataaaaggAGAATTAATCATTCtgtatattttacaaatttgtataaaaaaaatatgttaaataataacacaATGTGGGACagtattattttcactttAAATCAAAAATCAGATTGTCAACAAATTACATTTATTGATGGAAATGAGCAAAATATTAGCTAG
- a CDS encoding glycine--tRNA ligase, putative codes for MDIKMDIKMDIKMDINNSESIEKQIEKVSQEISLLIERNESIKIINDDPDLKKEYESNQKLLEEKKKTLNKLCAIISQPLNLVENRPHLESLIKRRLFYTNSFEIYGGVSGLIDYGPSGCLLKYELEKLWRHHFVFYDEMLEIKGTCITPYSVLKTSGHVDRFTDLMIKDVVTKDCYRADKYLAEWLKNKLDEIKGQKNDGNEKREKSFDKCENANTNDTQTIQEIESVLRKLDGMNETEIKNIINKYNIKSPEKNDLSDPFPFNLMFQTKIGPKESNENDMIENDGKKVNNKKASNDMTKSNVAYLRPETAQGIFVNFKKLLEYNGGKMPFAGAQIGLGFRNEISPRNGLLRVREFEMGEIEYFFNPEKSNHEKYDLYKHLILPLYPRENQLKDDGKVITNMTLEEAVKKGIICNEALAYFLARTYLFLLKCGIKKDGIRYRQHLDKEMAHYANDCWDAEILTSYGYIECVGHADRSAYDLKHHMNSTGANMYGCQKYDKPIDVEFVKIVPNKAKIGMKFKSDQNKIYKILNEKTNEDLLNIEQELNKNQKYILKDSSNNSDGTTQTFELTRDMISFQKYNKKVQETNFIPNVIEPSFGIGRIIFCILEHSFRIRQFTDDKEERHYLSLPYAVSPIKCSVLSISNNKEFYPYIKQIQTILNENNISCKLDNSSVSIGKKYARTDEIGIPFAVTIDFQTLKDKTVTLRDRDSMLQIRVNILEVSSILNSLLSHKSSWFDHVQKYGLFVQQNLEN; via the coding sequence atggatataaaaatggatataaaaatggatataaaaatggatataaataatagtgaGAGTATAGAAAAACAAATCGAAAAAGTAAGTCAAGAgatatcattattaatagAAAGAAATGAATcaatcaaaattataaatgatgatcctgatttaaaaaaagaatatgaaagtaatcaaaaattgttagaagaaaaaaaaaaaactttaaacaaattatgtGCCATAATAAGCCAACCATTAAACCTTGTTGAAAATAGACCACACTTAGAAagtttaataaaaagaagactgttttatacaaattcttttgaaatatatggAGGTGTTTCAGGATTGATTGATTATGGACCTTCAGGatgtttattaaaatatgaattagaaaaattatggagacatcattttgttttttatgatGAAATGCTAGAAATAAAAGGAACTTGTATAACTCCATATTctgttttaaaaacatcTGGACATGTTGATAGGTTTACTGATCTAATGATTAAAGATGTTGTAACAAAAGATTGTTATAGAGCTGATAAATATCTAGCTGAAtggttaaaaaataagttagatgaaataaagggacaaaaaaatgatggaaATGAAAAACGAGAAAAAAGTTTCGATAAATGTGAAAATGCAAATACCAATGATACACAAACAATACAAGAAATCGAATCTGTATTGAGAAAATTAGATGGAATGAATGAAactgaaataaaaaatataattaacaagtataatattaaatctcctgaaaaaaatgatttatcTGATCCTTTTCCCTTCAATTTGATGTTCCAAACAAAAATAGGTCCAAAAGAaagtaatgaaaatgatatgattgaaaatgatggaaaaaaagtgaataataaaaaagctTCAAATGATATGACTAAAAGTAATGTAGCTTATTTACGACCTGAAACTGCTCAAggtatttttgtaaattttaaaaaattacttGAATATAATGGTGGTAAAATGCCATTTGCTGGGGCACAAATAGGTTTAGGATTTCGAAACGAAATATCACCGAGAAATGGTCTACTTAGAGTACGTGAATTTGAAATGGGAGAaatagaatatttttttaatcctgaaaaaagtaatcatgaaaaatatgatttatataaacatttaaTTTTGCCATTATATCCTAGAGAAAATCAATTAAAAGATGATGGAAAAGTTATAACTAATATGACTTTAGAAGAAGCagtaaaaaaaggaataatTTGTAATGAAGCTttagcatattttttagcaagaacatatttatttttattaaagtGTGGTATAAAGAAAGATGGAATTAGATATAGACAACATTTAGACAAAGAAATGGCACATTATGCTAATGATTGTTGGGATGCAGAAATATTAACATCCTATGGATATATTGAATGTGTAGGACATGCTGATAGATCGGCTTATGATTTAAAACATCATATGAATTCTACTGGGGCAAATATGTATGGTTGTCAAAAATACGATAAACCTATCGATGTtgaatttgtaaaaattgtCCCTAATAAAGCAAAAATTGGTATGAAATTTAAAAGTGatcaaaacaaaatttataaaatactaaatgaaaaaactaATGaagatttattaaatatcgaacaagaattaaataaaaatcaaaaatatattttaaaagattCTTCAAATAATTCAGATGGAACTACCCAAACTTTTGAACTAACAAGAGATATGATTTcctttcaaaaatataataaaaaagtacaagaaacaaattttatccCTAATGTTATAGAACCTTCATTTGGTATTGGaagaattatattttgtattttagAACATTCATTTAGGATTAGGCAATTTACAGATGATAAAGAAGAAAGacattatttatcattacCTTATGCAGTTTCGCCAATCAAATGCTCAGTATTATctatatcaaataataaagagtTTTATCCTTATATTAAACAAATacaaacaattttaaatgaaaataatatatcatgTAAATTAGATAATTCTAGTGTTTCAATcgggaaaaaatatgctaGAACTGATGAAATAGGTATACCATTTGCTGTAACTATTGATTTTCAAAcattaaaagataaaacaGTTACACTTAGAGATAGAGACTCTATGTTACAAATTAgagtaaatatattggaAGTCTCATCTATTCTAAATTCATTACTATCACATAAGTCCTCATGGTTTGATCATGTTCAAAAATATGGTCTATTCGTTCAGCAAAATTTGGAAAATTGA
- a CDS encoding Hsp70-escort protein 1, putative DNL-type zinc finger protein, putative, with amino-acid sequence MVHPILRNLSKLSLSPCLSNNLILKNRNNDIKKLIYLFKKQNYSNYTRISQFPFDQNVKSINKYNNIPFVYPPNNYSTNNIYQENISHNSRSFTTLDKNGHPPSDNNQNETNTTDIINISNENLADNETSSKERNVEDGGKKNKEYMVLMFTCKICEKKSAKKFSKQAYNNGVVIIRCPQCSNLHLISDQLGWFQDGKTNIEQIIQEKGEQVIKKFSYNNLLEIDDLLNAYK; translated from the coding sequence atggttcATCCAATATTAAGGAATCtttcaaaattatcattatcaCCATGCTTaagtaataatttaattttaaaaaatagaaataatgatataaaaaaattaatatacttatttaaaaaacagAACTATAGTAATTATACAAGAATATCCCAATTCCCTTTTGATCAAAATGTAAAAagtataaacaaatataataacattCCTTTTGTATACCCACCGAATAATTACAGTacaaacaatatatatcaagaaaatatatctcATAACAGTAGATCCTTTACAACActtgataaaaatggtcACCCCCCCAGTGATAATAATCAAAACGAAACCAATACAACAGACATAATCAATATAagtaatgaaaatttagCTGACAATGAAACAAGTAGTAAAGAAAGAAATGTGGAAGATgggggaaaaaaaaataaagaatatatggTTTTAATGTTTACATGTAAAatatgtgaaaaaaaaagtgcaaagaaattttcaaaacaaGCTTACAACAATGGAGTCGTTATTATTCGATGCCCACAATGTAGTAACCTCCATTTAATATCAGATCAATTGGGATGGTTTCAAGAtggaaaaacaaatatagaACAAATAATACAAGAAAAGGGAGAACaagttattaaaaaattttcatataacaATTTACTTGAAATTGATGACCTTctaaatgcatataaataa